One segment of Gopherus flavomarginatus isolate rGopFla2 chromosome 8, rGopFla2.mat.asm, whole genome shotgun sequence DNA contains the following:
- the DNAJB11 gene encoding dnaJ homolog subfamily B member 11: MAPRSLGRLCLLLLYLLGEASAGRDFYKILGVSRSASVKDIKKAYRKLALQLHPDRNPDDPRAQEKFQDLGAAYEVLSDEEKRKQYDTYGEEGLKDGHQGSHGDIFSHFFGDFGFMFGGSPRQQDRNIPRGSDIIVDLEVTLEEVYSGNFVEVVRNKPVARQAPGKRKCNCRQEMRTTQLGPGRFQMTQEVVCDECPNVKLVNEERTLEVEIEPGVRDGMEYPFIGEGEPHVDGEPGDLRFRIKVLKHPVFERRGDDLYTNVTISLVEALIGFEMDIAHLDGHKVHVSRDKITKPGAKLWKKGEGLPNFDNNNIKGSLIVTFDVDFPKEQLTDEQREGLKQLLKQGSVQKVYNGLQGY; this comes from the exons ATGGCCCCGCGCTCGCTCGGCCgcctctgcctgctgctgctctacCTCCTCGGGGAGGCCAGCGCCGG GAGGGATTTCTATAAGATTCTGGGGGTATCCCGCAGTGCATCAGTAAAAGACATTAAAAAGGCCTATCGGAAACTGGCTTTGCAACTTCATCCGGACCGAAACCCTGACGATCCACGAGCACAAGAAAAGTTCCAGGATCTGGGTGCTGCATATGAG GTGCTCTCAGACGAGGAGAAGAGAAAGCAGTACGACACATATGGCGAGGAGGGATTGAAAGATGGTCACCAGGGTTCCCATGGAGACATCTTCTCACA CTTCTTTGGTGACTTTGGTTTCATGTTTGGAGGAAGTCCTCGTCAGCAAGACAGGAATATTCCACggggaagtgacatcattgtGGACCTGGAAGTTACACTGGAGGAAGTGTATTCAGGAAACTTTGTGGAA GTTGTTAGGAACAAGCCAGTAGCCAGGCAGGCTCCTGGCAAACGGAAATGCAACTGCCGGCAGGAGATGAGGACCACCCAGCTAGGCCCGGGGCGTTTCCAGATGACTCAAGAAGTTGTCTGTGATGAGTGTCCTAATGTCAA GCTTGTGAATGAAGAGCGAACACTAGAGGTAGAGATAGAGCCAGGCGTGAGGGATGGCATGGAATACCCCTTCATCGGGGAAG GTGAACCTCATGTAGACGGGGAGCCAGGTGACTTACGCTTCAGAATAAAAGTTCTCAA GCACCCAGTCTTCGAAAGAAGAGGAGATGATTTGTATACAAACGTCACTATCTCGCTGGTCGAGGCACTGATAGGCTTTGAAATGGATATTGCCCATTTAGATGGGCACAAG GTTCATGTTTCCCGAGATAAAATCACAAAACCTGGGGCCAAACTGTGGAAAAAAGGAGAAGGCCTTCCAAACTTCGATAACAACAACATCAAAGGCTCACTAATCGTTACTTTTGATGTGGACTTCCCCAAAGAGCAGCTGACAGATGAACAGCGGGAAG GTCTCAAACAGCTGTTGAAACAAGGATCTGTGCAGAAGGTGTACAATGGACTGCAGGGATACTAA